From one Mycolicibacterium sp. HK-90 genomic stretch:
- a CDS encoding SDR family oxidoreductase → MELRNTRALVTGASRGLGKSIAEVLAARGVDVALVARNADALELLAKELDGKAYPTDLGDPAAVEGLIDRVEADGPVDIVINNAGIDHVGRFHQVSPEQIRDLLQVNLAAPMEICRQAMPRMVQRGRGHIVNVSSMGAISQGPGLTLYGTSKAGLSHFTAGIRGELRGKPVGTTLVQIGEVKTDMIDHIRAFGPARRTIERSIRWRMIPRESLDPVAVSEAIAEAIQHNRRHVILPRNIVPMAKLTEFPRRVSELMLTGIDQDND, encoded by the coding sequence ATGGAGCTGAGAAACACCCGCGCCCTGGTCACCGGCGCCAGCCGCGGCCTCGGCAAGAGCATCGCCGAGGTGCTGGCCGCCCGCGGCGTCGACGTCGCTCTGGTGGCCCGTAACGCCGATGCGCTCGAGCTGCTGGCCAAGGAACTGGACGGCAAGGCCTACCCGACCGACCTGGGTGACCCGGCGGCGGTGGAGGGCCTCATCGACCGCGTCGAGGCCGACGGGCCGGTGGACATCGTGATCAACAACGCGGGCATCGACCATGTCGGCCGGTTCCACCAGGTCAGCCCCGAGCAGATCCGTGACCTGCTGCAGGTCAACCTCGCAGCGCCGATGGAGATCTGCCGTCAGGCGATGCCGCGCATGGTGCAGCGCGGGCGTGGCCACATCGTCAACGTGTCGTCGATGGGCGCCATCTCGCAGGGCCCCGGACTGACGCTGTACGGCACGTCGAAGGCCGGCCTGAGTCATTTCACCGCGGGTATCCGGGGTGAGTTGCGGGGCAAGCCGGTCGGCACCACGCTGGTGCAGATCGGTGAGGTCAAGACCGACATGATCGACCACATCCGCGCGTTCGGCCCGGCCCGGCGCACCATCGAACGGTCGATCCGCTGGCGGATGATCCCGCGCGAATCCCTGGACCCGGTGGCGGTTTCCGAGGCCATCGCCGAGGCCATCCAGCACAACCGCCGGCATGTCATCCTGCCGCGCAACATCGTTCCGATGGC